From [Flavobacterium] thermophilum:
GAATGCATGTTTCATCTTCGTTTTCCTCCTCATTTTGGTCATCGTTGTCGTTCCAGCATGCTAAAATAACCGCTTCGCCCCCAAGTACCGCTGTTTCCAATACGATTGGTCGAGGCGGCTGATCGTCACGCCGGTCGAAGCGCCGCTATGGATGAACTGGCCGTTGCCGATATAGATGCCGGCGTGCGATGGGCCGTTGGTGGTCGTGGCGAAAAAGACGATGTCGCCGACTTCCGGGGCGGAAACCGATGCGCCTGCATTCCACATCAAGGCGACGGTGCGCGGGATGGGGACGCCTTGTTGCTGGAACAGGTAGAAAATGAAGCCGCTGCAGTCAAATCCCTCTTCCGGTGTCTCGCCGCCCCAAACGTATGGGGTTCCGAGCAGCTCAGCCGCATCGGCGACAAGTTCGATGACATCCACCTTCGTCGGGGGAGCTTGTCCAAGCAGACGCTCGTATGTTTCGCTGTCAACAATGCCGGTCGCTGGGAGTTTGGCCGCTTGTTGGAAACGGCGGACGGCATCGGCGGTGGCAGTGCCGTAGTAGCCGGTGATGTCCGTCCAGAAGTAGCCGAGCTCTTTGAGCTTCGTCTGAATGCGCTTGACGTCTTCGCCGAGCGCGCCGATTGAGAGGCGAACCGCCAGGCGCTCGCGCTCGATCGGTGCAGGGGAGGTCGTTTTCGCTTTTACTGCGCTCGCGAGGCGGGCAGCGGTTTGGTTGTCGACCGCGCCGGTCACTGGCAGGCCGTTGTCGCGTTGAAAGCGGCGGATGGCGTCGGCGGTCAGCACCCCATAGTAGCCGGTGATGTCCGAATACGTAAAGTAGCCGAGTTGTTTGAGCTGTTGCTGCAGCTCGCGGACGTCGTCGCCGCGATCACCGATTGTCAACACGTCAGACGACTCCACTGGCTGGCTTGTTGCTTTTTGCTTCAGCCGCTCAAGCGTCGCCCGGTCCGCCCGCCCGGTGGCGGGAAGCCCGTTCGCCCGTTGAAACTGCTTCACGGCATCGGCCGTCACCGCGCCGTAGTAGCCGGTGATTTGCGGATAGCGAAAATAGCCGAGCTGTTTCAGCCGGCGTTGCAAATCACTGACGGCCGCGCCGCGGGAACCGATGGCGAGCGTGTCGTTTGACGCAGGCGCGTTTTTGAGCTTCGCGTAGGTGGCGTCATCGACGATGCCGGTGGCTGGCAAGTTCATCGCCCGTTGGAACGCTTTGACCGCTTCTTCGGTAATGGCGCCAAAGTAGCCGGTCGCTTGCGGATACGTGAAAAAGCCTTTTTCTTTCAAGCGCTGCTGGAGCTGTTTGATTTCAGGAGAACTCATGCCTTTCTTCCATTCCGCCGCTTGGCTCTCGTCCGGCGCGAGAAAAAAGGCAGAAGCCATGGCAGCGGCGAAAACAACGTGATTCGGTTTCACGGATGCGCCCTCTCCCTTCGCCGTCTGTTTCGTTTTTCATCTTTCATCGAGGCCTCATGCGGGATAGTTCCTCAGGCCGGCTTGACATCCCGCAGCCAAAAATAGTAATGTTCTATATTTTCAGTATAACGGACGAAAGCCATGAAAGGAAACGATTTTTTTTATTGGAAGAAGGAAGAAGTTTATGCGCCGGAACGGGGCATGCTTCGCTTCGGAGGCGACGGATACGTGAACAAATACGACACGCATCGATCGTCGACAAGGTAAATCGACTGCAGCACTTCATAAATGAGCTGTTTTTCCATCGCCAGCCATTCATCTGCGCGGATCGGGATGTATTTTTGCCTCGGTTCGTTCCACTCATAAAGGGCGACGGTAAACTTTTTTTGGCGAAGATCGAGCTTGACGATAAACATGTAAAGCTGGCTCGTGCATTTAAATACAAAATAGAGCTGGGCTTCCTTTGAGCAGGTGATCGTGCGGAACAGCGCCTCGCCTTCCGATGCAAAACGCATCCGTCCACCTTCGTTTTTCAGCGAGCGCAGCGAATCGGTAAAACTGGCCGGGGCGATCGTTTTCAGCCGCACGGAAAACGGATTTTTCATTTCCTTAATATAGATGTGGTACATTTTCTGGGCGTGTTTCTCCCCGTTTCGTTCACAAATGACAAAATCGGCAAGATAGATGTTCACCTTGACCCCCTCTTTTTGGTTCGTAATTTCCTATTTTTAACTAATTGTACTATGTCCTTCCTGGACAAAAAAGATGCCGAACGACGAAATCACGGACAAATCTGTTCTGATTTAGAAACAAAGATAGAAATGAGCGAAAAAGGAACAACCATTGACTCCATGCTTTTCTATCTTTAAAGAGTAATGATGAAAAGCGTGGTGACGAACGATGACAAACTTGGGGGAGACGCTCAAACAACTGCGAAAACAACGGCGCTGGACACAGGAAGAGCTGGCCGAGCAGCTGAACGTGTCGCGTTCGCAAATCAGCAAATGGGAAAACGGCAGCTTGCTTCCGGATGTGCAGTCGCTTGAGAAGCTCTGCCAGTTGTTTGACGTCAGCGCCGATTTTTTGCTTGGCGGCGAAACGCGCCAACGCGAGCTGTTGCGCGAAGTGACAGACATATACGGAACGGCGGACGTGCACGAAACGGTGCTCGCGGCGTTGGACTACTTGCTTCATAACCAAGAGATGAGCGAAGCGGTGTACGCGCTCGCGAAGCTGCCGGATAAAAAGCGAAAACATGTCGAAACGATGATCATGACAATCGTAAAAGAGTGCTCCGAGCTCATGTAGCTCCCCTCATGCTGAAAAAAAGCGCTAACAACGACGTGCTAGCGCCATCCGTTGGGGAGTGTTTGGGGACACGTTCTTTCTCTTGGGGATTCGCTTTGAAAGGCATGTATGGGGAAACGACTATACGTGCTCCGGCCATTCTGGTTTCTTTCCGGAGTGGAGAAATTGGACGGACTCCGCGACGACTTCGGTGACATAGACGCGTTGACCGTCTTTTTTATCGTAGCGGCGCGTTTGGATTCTCCCCGTCACCGCCACCATCGATCCTTTTCGGCAATAATTGGCGGTATGTTCCGCTGTTTTCCGCCATAAAACGCATGGAACGAAATCGGCGTCAATCCCCCCTTCCGCGTTGCGGAAATTTCTCGCCACCGCCAGCGTGACAGTCGCGACGGCAGCCCCTTCGGCCGTGTAGCGAAGCTCGGGATCTTTCGTCAACCGGCCGACCAACACGACTTGGTTGATCATGTGTTGGCGCATCCCCCCTTTCCTCCACCGCACCTTTATGATAACGAATCTCGTTTTGGGTCGTAAAATCGCGATTTTTGCATTTTTTGGCGCACTCTATGGATACAATTCAGCGAAAAAGGCGAAATCTTCGTCGACAATGGCGGGGCAAAATGGCGTTTTTGCCATCCGACGGAAAATATGCAGATCGTTTTTCAGCAGGAAGGGCGGCATCCCGTTTTTCTTCCCTCGTCCGCCTGTGCTATAATCTTGGATAAGACAACGGTAACGAGGTGGACGAGATGAAAACGTTCAAGCTTGTCGGGCTCTCGGTCATCGACGACGACATGCACCGCCAAGACATCCCGTTTATTGACGGGTTGATCATCAACAAAGAAGACGGGCAAAACCGCTGGCTCGTGGAGGCGTATTTGGATGACGACTATGAGCCAATGTTTGTGAGCTTGCAGCGGCGTCCAGAGTTTCAACTGCAAGTGACGATCACCCACACGAGCAACGACCCGGCGAACATGCTTGTTGCCGTCCGTTCGATCACGAAAATGAACGGCCACATTAGCGTCTTGATGGAAGGGCTGATGATCCCGCGGCGCACCCATTTGGCGGAAGTCGTGCTGGCCGGCCTTGTCAAGAAAGGGCTGCAAGGCGAGGCGCTGCTCAAAGAATTCCGCCAGCAAATGGATGAGCGAATCGATGCCAAGGCGCCGCAGGAACGGAAAAGGTAAAAGGCTGGAGAGCGCACTTTCCAGCCTTTTTGTTTGCCTTCCTGCAGGCAAGTGGATCATCCTCTTGGAAACGCCAAGGCATCAACCCGAACCGGGCGGGCGGTGACGATGTAGCGCTTCGGAGCGCGGCCGATGAGGCGAAACGGGTAGCACGTTGTCACCGTCAGCGTTGGGCGCGCTTTCTCGACCAAAACGGTCCGGTCGTCGTCATCGACGATGCGGATGTTGACGATGCGGTAATGGATGGCGGCGCGATCCGTCCGAATGATAAGCGCATCGCCGATCTCAAGCTCGCCAAAGCGGCGGAACACAGTATCGCGGTGCCCGGATAGCACGACATGCCCTCGTCCCCCCGGCCAATCGCTCGCTGGATAATGGCCGACACCTCGGCGCAATTCTTGTTCGCCGACGCCTTCATACACGGGAATCGCCGCCCCGAGCTTTGGGATGGCGAGCTCACCAAGGTAGACGCCAAGCGGTGCGTCTTTTTGCGCCGAACGTTCCGCTGGAAGGCTTGCGGCCGGCGGTGAGGAAGGCGCAGGAGCATCCCGCTTGACCGCCATCCAGCCGACGGTGTACCAATAGCCGTTCCAACCGGCCATCGCCGCTCCGATGACGATCGCCGCCAGCGCCGCCCATTGGGCGGCCCGGCGCCCCCACGAAACCCGCGCGGGCTTGCCGTTCACGTTCCTTCACCCTTTCAGCCGCCTGACCCGCCGGTAAAGAAGGAACCCGGCGGAAGCGAGCATCAGTCCGGCCAACGTATAGGTCAAATACGGCGACGCCGTCTCCGGCAGTTTTTCCCCATACATCTTTCCTTTCATCTCTACAGCGAGTAGCCCCGCGTCAATGCCTTTCTCCCCCGCGCGGACGATGTAGCCCGATGTCAACATCTCCCGCGTTATGGCGATATCGGCGACCTCCTCGCCTTGGCGGTTGTACAATCGAATGCGGATCGGCTCCGCGCCGGCCGCCTTTATGTCCGGCTCGTCCGCCTCAAGTTCAAGCAAGCGAAGCCCCTCTTCCCACATCGCCCGCAGTTTGCGGCGCTCTGTTTCCGTCCACGGCCCTTCCGTCTCCGCAAACGGACGCAGCCGTTCGCGAAGCGCCGCCAGCCGCCCAGCCAATTGCGGGTCGTCAATCGAGGCGATATGGCGGGTGAAGGCGCGCACTTCTTGTTCCGTCATCCCGAGCGCCCCAAGCAAGTCGTTGATTTGCTGCATGGCGGCGTTATGCTGTGAGTAAAAGCGGACGGCCCGGTCTAAGTCTTCAACAAATGTGTAGTCTTGCACCGTTTCGCCAAACTGGCCGAGCAGCGCCTCGAGCTCCTCAACCGTCAGCCCGTGCCGGCGCAGAACGGCATGAAGCCGCTCGTCAGTGATGGGTGTGCCGAGCCATTGTTTCATCTCATCCATGGTGCGAAAATCGGCGGCTGTCAAGCCGTATTGATCCAAATAAGCCAACAGGTCGCTCACTGTCCAGCCGACGCTCTCAGCATACTGCTCAAGCTCGCTTCGGCTGATGGCCGCCGCCCCAGCCGGAAACGAAGCGAAAACGGCGACAAGCACAGCCATTCCTAGCCATTGCCGCATTCGTTTTTCCTCCCTTCCGCTTTCTTTGACGTACATTGGTAGTATTTTCCGAACATGCCGCTCTTATGTACGCCAACCAGCGAAAAAAAGAAGAAAGCTCGGCCTAGAGCGCTTGAACGTTCTCCCACCTACGCAAACGCTTAGAGATGGGAGATTCTCGGGGACACCTGCCATAAGGCAGACTGCCAGCCAGACCATTCCCGTCTGTCCCTGTGACTTGGCTGTTCCAACGAAGTCCTTCTTTCAAGATATTTTGAGCGGCGTTGGGGGACATCCATGATGGAAGACGCTGATTCATTCCCCCCTTCGGCTGATCGCGTGAAAGCGGGGGCTTCTCGGTACATAAGAACAGGCGCCCGAGTTTCGGACGCCTGTTTCGCGTTAGGAAAGGGGGCTTACGGTTGCCTGTTGGAAGTAGGCGTTGTACAAGGCGCGAACCGCCTCGTTGACGACTTCTTCTTTGACGCCGAACATCATGCTCACTTCGGACGAACCTTGGTTGATCATCTCCAAGTTGATGTTGGCGTCAGCGAGCGCAGTCGTGGCTTTCGCCGCCATCCCGATCGTTTTTTCCATCCCTTCGCCGACGACCATAATGAGCGCCAAGCCGTACTCAATCGTCACCTCATCGACGGCAAGCTCCTCGCGGATGCGGGCGAGGATGCGCTCCTCTTTTCCGTCCGCGAGCTGATCCGCCCGCAAGATGACCGACATGTTGTCGATGCCGGACGGCGTATGTTCGTAGGAGATGCCTTCGTCTTCTAAAATTTGCAGCACGCGCCGGCCAAAGCCAATCTCACGGTTCATTAAGTATTTGCTGATGTTGATGCTGCAAAAGCCCGTGTCGCTCGCAATGCCGGCGACTGGTTCGTCGATATGATTGCGCTTGGCGACGATCCACGTGCCTGGAGCGGCCGGGTTGTTTGTGTTTTTTACGCAAACGGGGATGCCGGCGCGATAGACCGGCTCAAGCGCCTCGTCATGAAAGACGGAAAATCCGGAATACGACAGCTCACGCATCTCGCGGTACGTGATTTCTTTCAACTTGCGGGCATCAGCGACGATCGACGGATTGACGCAATAAATCGAATCGACGTCGGTAAAGTTTTCGTACACGTCCGCTTTGACGCCCGCGGCGACGATCGAGCCCGTAATATCCGACCCGCCGCGCGGGAACGTGACGATATGGCCCGATCGGGAATAGCCGAAAAATCCCGGGATGACCAAAACGCCGCGCCGTTCGCGCAGCTGCTTCAGTTTGTCGTACGACTCCGGCAGCACTTGGGCGTTGCCCGGCTCATCGGTGACGATGATGCCGGCTTCCAGCGGGCTGACGTAGCTCGCCTCAAGCCCGCAATCTTGCAGATAGAGCGCCATGAGCCTTGCGTTATGGTCTTCGCCGCTCGCTTTCATGGCGTCAAACAGGCGGGGCGGATCGTTCCGATAGGCGCTGATTTTGGATTGTAAGTCATCCACAAGTTCAGCTAAAAATCCATCTGCTTCCAACTCAAGTTCATCTACAATGTCGGCGTATCGTTTTGTGATTTCTTGCATCGTTTGTTCATACGGCTCATCCGCTGCCACCTGTTCGGCGAGCCGAATGAGCATATCCGTCACTTTCACATCATCTTTATACCGCTTTCCAGGAGCTGATACAACGACGATGCGGCGCTCAATATCCGAACTGACAATGTCGGCCACTTTGCGGAACTGTGCAGCGCTTGCCACCGAACTTCCACCAAATTTGGCTACTTTCATCTCCATGACCCTTTCTGTCGAAAGTCTCTATAATTGTTTATCATATCACATTTTTCGCCGAGTGGAATCATTCATTTTTTAGAAGTTTCCGCAAACGGCGGAAATGGCCGTTCTTTTTGCCAACAGCCCCCTCTTAGTGCACCGTTTTTCATGTTTGCGCCACATTGCCGCGGCGGACGTTCGCAATGCCTTCTTTGCAGACGCCATACGGCAGCCACGAGCAATGGCGGCAGAGGTGGTCCAAATCGTCCGGTTTTACGTTTTCCGCCGTCCGCCGGATCAATTCCGACTTCCAATACACCTTGCCCGCCTCAAGCCCTAAATGGCGGATCACGTTTCCGTCGAGCGAGCGGACATGAGCGTCGGAATTCGGCCCCGCCTCGCACGTCGTCTCTCCATGATGCGGACAGGCGAGGCACGCCTCATCAAGCGCCGCTACCACTTCAATCGGAAAATCATCCTTTTCATCACGGATGCGCTCGACGATCGCCCACATCTTCTCGACGAACGACGGACTGTAGCCCATGCCCCGAAACCCATGCACACAAAGCAAATGGTGGCCGCGCAGACGCAACGGCTTCATGCTCCTCTCTCCTTTCCTTCGTCTCGTTCGAGCATATGACAGGCGCGTGAAAATATGCCTGTCGCGCCGTTCTTTCATCTCTAAAATCATCATACGCCAACTGGTCCCTAGCAGCAATCATGAATTTGACCGGCGCCTTTCCAACTTCTTTTTCATTCAAGGATGGGGAGCAACATGGTACAATGAAAGCGGCAACTTCGCAACGAAAGGAATGGCGAATGATGACGAAAGACGAAGCGGCACGTTGGCTTTCCGTTTTGCTTCACGAACTGACCAAACCATGGCGAAAAGAAAAAATCCATTCCGATGTGCTCGAAATCATTATGAAACTGCGCATCCAGGCAGCGGATGACGAACGCTATATGAATAATTTGCTCGGCAACATCGCGTTTGCGAGCGAATCAGCCCATGCGCTAAAGCAAATTTGGGGCTATATGCTGCGCGAGCAAACCTTTCTATCGCCACAGACGATCGAGGCGATGCTCACGGACGCCCAGCGCAAGATCCAGCGCCGGCTGTCAGAGATGACGGCCCGCTATGAGCGTCCGTTTTTGTCCATCGATGACCCGCTCGAGCGGAAACGCCAGCTTGAGCGATCCTACGGTGCGCTTCTTTTGTTCAACCGGATCGCCACCGACTTTTTGCTTGAGTTCGTCCGCGAAGAAAACGAAACGGCAGCGAGCGTCTTTTTCGCCGCCGACCCGAACGAGGCGATCGAAGTGTTCCATCATCTTTGCAGCGTCTACGCGAGCCGCTGGATTGAGGGGCTGGAAGTCGACTGATGCCCCTCCCTGCTCCGGCGGCAGGGCGGCTCGTTTTCAGGTGAAGGTCGTTGAGGCTTTTCCATTTGACAATATTGTCTAGCCATGCTAACCTAATCATTGGGAGGAATTTTTTGAATATTCCTTCCATTGTAAGCGGATACAGAATCCATTGAAGGAGGAATCGGGGATGATCTACGCACAACCAGGCCAGCCAGGCGCGCTTGTTACATTTAAAAAGCGCTACGAAAACTTCATTGGCGGCAAATGGGTGCCGCCGGTCGACGGCGAATATTTTGAAAACATTACGCCGATCACCGGACAGCCGTATTGCGAAGTGCCGCGCTCGAAAGCGGCGGACATCGAACTGGCGCTTGACGCCGCCCATGCGGCCAAAGACGCATGGGGACGCACGTCTCCAGCGGAGCGCGCCCGTTTGCTGAACAAAATCGCCGATCGGATGGAAGAAAACTTGGAAATGCTCGCCATTGCGGAAACATGGGAAAACGGCAAGCCGATCCGCGAGACGCTCGCGGCTGACATTCCGCTCGCCATCGACCATTTCCGCTATTTTGCCAGCTGCATCCGCGCGCAAGAAGGCACCATTTCGGAAATCGATCACGACACGGTCGCCTATCATTTCAAAGAACCGCTCGGCGTTGTCGGGCAAATCATCCCGTGGAACTTCCCGATTCTCATGGCGGCATGGAAACTCGCCCCGGCATTGGCCGCAGGCAACTGCGTCGTGTTGAAACCGGCGGAGCAAACACCGACATCGATCCTCGTTCTCATCGAACTCATCGAGGATTTGCTTCCACCTGGCGTCGTCAACATCGTCAACGGCTTTGGCTTAGAAGCCGGCAAGCCGCTCGCCTCGAACCCACGCGTGGCGAAAGTGGCGTTCACCGGCGAAACGACGACCGGACGGCTCATCATGCAATACGCCTCGCAAAACATCGTGCCGGTTACGCTCGAGCTGGGCGGCAAGTCCCCGAACATTTTCTTCGCTGATGTGATGGACAAAGACGATGACTTTCTTGATAAAGCGCTTGAAGGCTTTACGATGTTCGCCTTAAACCAAGGCGAAGTGTGCACATGCCCGTCGCGCGCCCTCATTCACGAGTCGATTTACGACGCCTTTATGGAACGGGCGCTTGAGCGCGTCAAGCAAATCAAGCAAGGCAATCCGCTCGATACGGAAACGATGATCGGCGCCCAAGCCTCCTCCGAACAGCTCGAGAAAATTTTGTCATACATCGACATCGGCAAACAAGAAGGCGCCGAACTTTTGATCGGCGGCGAGCGGAACATGCTCGAAGGAGAACTGTCCGGCGGCTATTACGTCAAGCCGACCGTTTTCAAAGGGCATAACAAAATGCGCATTTTCCAAGAAGAAATTTTCGGCCCAGTGCTCGCGGTCACGACGTTTAAAGATCATGACGAAGCGCTTTCGATCGCCAATGAGACGCTGTACGGCCTTGGCGCCGGCGTCTGGACGCGCGACATCAACACCGCGTACCGCTTCGGCCGCGGCATCCAGGCTGGCCGCGTCTGGACGAACTGCTACCACGTCTATCCGGCCCATGCGGCGTTCGGCGGCTACAAAATGTCCGGCATCGGCCGCGAAACGCACAAAATGATGCTCGACCATTACCAACAAACGAAAAACTTGCTCGTCAGCTATTCGCCGAAAAAACTCGGCTTGTTCTAATATTCATCCACCCACTCTTTCATCGCCTCCTCGTTTAGAGGCGAAGCGCCCATCATTTTGACAAGGTGTCCTGATCTTTTCGGGACACCCTCTTTTGCCTTTGGCGACACCGCTGTTGTCCCGCTTCGGCGGACCGCCGGGCGAGCGTCAATGTCGAAAACGGAAATCGAATGCATAAGGAGGGGACGTAATGGGCGATGAACCGAAAGTGATCGCCACCGAAGCGGCGTTGGCATTAATCGAAAAGCTGAAAGCAAAGTACGGCCCGCTCATGTTCCACCAATCGGGCGGGTGCTGCGACGGCAGCTCGCCGATGTGCTATCCGCTCGGCGAACTGATTGTCGGCGATTCTGACGTCCTGCTTGGCGAAATCGGCGGCTGCCCGTTTTACATTGCCAAGGCGCAATACGAATATTGGAAGCACACGCAACTGATCATCGACGTCGTTCCCGGGCGCGGCGGCATGTTTTCACTGGAAGGCCCGGAAGGCGTCCGCTTTCTCACCCGCTCGCGCGTCTTCGGACAGAGCGCCGGGACGGAAGAAGCATAGCGGCTGTGCCAACCGTCCGATTCCTTAAACTCCATACAGGGGATACGTCATGTTCCGCCGCGTCGAAAAACCCAGCAGAACCGCCGCCTGATGAAGTGGGGCGCATTCCGCTGGGTTTTTGATCATGAGAACCGTTACTCGGTCGTGTCCATGTGTACTTCTTCCCCTGTCCGAGCGGACAATTTAATCCGTTTCAAACCGAACACCAACAACAAACCGATCGCAATAAACACAAGCCCAAACAAAAAGACAGATTGCAATGAATCAACGAGCGACTGCTTCAACACCGGCACGAACATATCGCGCAGTGCAGCCGGAATGCTCTTCATCGCTTCTGGGCTGAGCAAGACGGAATACAGCCCTTGCGGATCGTCATGGATCATGTCCGCAAAGCGGTCGACAAGCCCTTTCGCCTGCGCCGGCAGCGCTTCGAGCTTTGGCATGAGCCGCTCGTCAAGCAAGGCGCTCGACCGGTGGTTCATGATGGCGCCAAGCACCGTCATCCCAAACGTCCCGCCGATCGAGCGGAAAAATTGGCTTGAAGACGTCACCACGCCAAGCTCCGATTTTGGAAAGCTTTCTTGCAGGGCGAGCGTCAAAATCGGCATCACGAGCCCTGTGCCAAGACCGAGAATGATCATATACATCGTCGCCGTCCATTTCGACGTCTCGACATCCATCGTGCCAAGCAGCCCGAATGCGGACGCCATAACGGCCATGCCGATGATCAGTTGCGGCTTCACCCCGATCCGGTATACCAGTCGACCGCCAAGGACGCTGCCGATGATCATCGTGATCATCATCGGCGTCATAATCGTTCCTGACTCTGTGGCACTTACCCCAACCACCCCTTGCATAAAAAACGGGACGAACATGATGGCTCCGAACATACCGACGCTCATGAAAAAGCCGATGCCGTTTAACAACGTAAACGTCCGGTTGCGGAAGAGCCAAAGCGGAATGATCGGCTCCTCCGCCCGCTTTTCTGCCCAAACGAACAAGGCGAAAAAGATCACCGCCGCCGCAAACAGCGAGATGATTTGCCATGAGCCCCACGCATATTGGTCACCGCCAAATGTCAGCCCAAGCAATAAGCTGACGACACCTGCCGTCAGCGTCGCCATCCCGGCAACGTCGAATTTCACTGGCCCTTCAGCTTTATATTTGCTTAACCCCATCGCAATCAGCACGGTCGCTAAAATGCCGACCGGCAAGTTAATATAAAACACCCAACGCCAGTTCAAATGATCGACGATAAAGCCGCCGATTTGCGGGCCCAGCACTGAAGCGAGACCGTACAGACCACCGAACACTCCTTGCCATTTCGCCCGCTCTTTCCCCGTAAACACGTCACCAACGACAATCATTGCCATCGGCATCATAATGCCGCCGCCGATTCCTTGAATGCCGCGGTAAACGATGAGCTCGGTCATATCGTTCGCCATGCCGCAAAGCGCGGAGCCGGCCATAAAAATGATGAGTCCGCTCACATATACGATTCGACGCCCTAATACGTCGGCAAGCTTCCCGGCGATCGGCACGACCGCTGTCGACGTTAACATGTACGCCGTTGTCAGCCATGTCATCACGCCAAGCCCGCCGAGCTCCCCGACGATGCGCGGCATGGCCGTTCCGACAATCGTCCCGTCCAACGCCGCAAAGAGCATCGCAATAATGAGCCCGGTGATCAGCAGCGAGCGATGACGAATGGTGCTCGTCGGCACTGCTATCGCTTTTTCCATACTTCTCTCTCCCATCCGTTTTGTCGTTGGTATTCATCCATTTCTTTGACCAATGCATCCAAAGCCGGCGCCAGTTGAGGCGTTTGTTGATGACGCAAATACAACAGCAGCGCTTCGACGATATAGGCGCGGGGCGGCGCGTGCCGTCCAAGCAGCTCTTCCTCCAGCGCCGCTATGGCTTCGAGCACATCGCTTGCCTGCTTTGGATCGAGATCGTTGACGGCCTCCCGGACGGCGGCGAACGCGGAAGCCAGCCGCTCCCGCTGACGCTCTCGCTCCTGCTCCTCCATCTTCACCCATGGCGCAAACGACTCTTCCGTCAAAAGCGGACGCTCCTCAGCCGTGAAGCTAGCGACAATGGCATCAAGGCGGCGCATGAGAAAACGAGCCGCCTCGTCCGCATCAAACGCCTCCTCGCGAAAAAAGAAGTAAAACAAATATTGCCGGATGATGCCGTTGATCATCATGGCCACATCATACACATACGGACCAACCGCCTCGCCATAGACCTCCGTTAGGCGCGTGCAATACCATAAAAAAAGGCGCCCATGCTGGCGGAACATATACCGCTCCACTTCCGGATTGACTTTCGGCAATTGTTCCGACATGATCATGCGCAAAAAGTCTTTGTACTCGCGAATGTGAGAAAAATGGGCCGCCAACTGGCGGATGAACCGCTCCTTTTCCGGGCCATCCCCGCCGGATGCCGTGAAATCTGCGACCATTTTTTCGCTGTAATAGCGAAGCACTTCAAGCAACAATTCCTCCTTCGAGGCGAAATGATGGTAAAACGCCCCTTTGGAAATGCCCCACGCCTCGACCAAATCTTGAATCGAGGTGGCATGA
This genomic window contains:
- the bmr3 gene encoding Multidrug-efflux transporter 3; its protein translation is MEKAIAVPTSTIRHRSLLITGLIIAMLFAALDGTIVGTAMPRIVGELGGLGVMTWLTTAYMLTSTAVVPIAGKLADVLGRRIVYVSGLIIFMAGSALCGMANDMTELIVYRGIQGIGGGIMMPMAMIVVGDVFTGKERAKWQGVFGGLYGLASVLGPQIGGFIVDHLNWRWVFYINLPVGILATVLIAMGLSKYKAEGPVKFDVAGMATLTAGVVSLLLGLTFGGDQYAWGSWQIISLFAAAVIFFALFVWAEKRAEEPIIPLWLFRNRTFTLLNGIGFFMSVGMFGAIMFVPFFMQGVVGVSATESGTIMTPMMITMIIGSVLGGRLVYRIGVKPQLIIGMAVMASAFGLLGTMDVETSKWTATMYMIILGLGTGLVMPILTLALQESFPKSELGVVTSSSQFFRSIGGTFGMTVLGAIMNHRSSALLDERLMPKLEALPAQAKGLVDRFADMIHDDPQGLYSVLLSPEAMKSIPAALRDMFVPVLKQSLVDSLQSVFLFGLVFIAIGLLLVFGLKRIKLSARTGEEVHMDTTE
- the kstR2_4 gene encoding HTH-type transcriptional repressor KstR2, whose protein sequence is MDERRVRFIETAMKLFAEKGYHATSIQDLVEAWGISKGAFYHHFASKEELLLEVLRYYSEKMVADFTASGGDGPEKERFIRQLAAHFSHIREYKDFLRMIMSEQLPKVNPEVERYMFRQHGRLFLWYCTRLTEVYGEAVGPYVYDVAMMINGIIRQYLFYFFFREEAFDADEAARFLMRRLDAIVASFTAEERPLLTEESFAPWVKMEEQERERQRERLASAFAAVREAVNDLDPKQASDVLEAIAALEEELLGRHAPPRAYIVEALLLYLRHQQTPQLAPALDALVKEMDEYQRQNGWEREVWKKR